The genomic window ttttaatttaacgtgGTTTGAATCCTCTAGTTATTCGTCCTGCTCGACGTTAATCGAAAGAGAATAACACCAAGGTCTGTGTTATTCTACATTACTACTTTAGCTGTTATTGTGGAAAAGAGTTATTTTTCCATCTGAAATGAACTCCAAGCAGTGATATAGTTGACATTACCAAGTATAGGTTGACATAGAAGTACACAAAGCAGTGATAAATTAGCAGAAACACTTTACCACATTGTGGGCGAAAACTGGATGTTAACAAAAGCTTACTGTCATCGCCTTTGACAAATTTACAGTCTTCCACAAACTTGACTCACGCCGTAATTTCATCTTGCTCTAAAGCCTGAATAACGTCAGTTTTATTAATAGAAATATTAACTTTACCCCAAAAAGTTGAGACGCACTGAAACACGTTGGAAGAAAAGAATTAAGaagaggggggaaaaaaagatgAGAATCGTGCAACGACGGGAAATATCGTGTGCTTGAGAACGCAAAGTCGTGAAAACACTTTTAGCAGCAAACAACGGTTATGCGTTTGAAACTTAAAGATTATTCACGTCACCGAACCTGTGGCGCCTTTAAAAACCGTTCGGAGCCTCGCGGTTctcttataaataaatttgctaGAAGGTATACACATTACGCCGATGGTGTCAGAAGTTCGGAAAATTACCTGCGGGTATTGTTCCTGCATTTCTTCGTAGGAAAGTCCCTCGCAAACTCCGGCATCAAGCTCGTTCAGCTCAGAAATGTGCTCTTGGGCGGCTTCAACGCCTCGAGCAGTCGCGATGGTCCTCCGAAGTCGGCTAGTAAGGACTCGTAATTCCGGTACGTGCAAGCCGTTGATGTGGGTAGCCAAGGCTTGCGCGTAGCGCTCTCCACGAGCACTCAAAACAGCATCCCCGCCAATTTTTCCGAGGACATTGTACTCGCTCTCCCCATGCTGAAAGCCAGACGTGAAAAGATGTTTGACTTCGAGAATTTCGAACAAACCCTGGCAACTGCTCGCAGCACGCATTCACGGCATCGTTACACTTACCCTTGAGAAGTAGAGGGTATGAGGCTGGATCCTGACGCTGCCAAGGTATCCCAAGATCTTGGTCTCGACGTGACCGCTAACTTTGTGCGCTGTGATATCCATGTTGCCAGTGTCAACGGTGATCCTGGGCCAAGTATTTTCGTCCATGGGTTCGTAAGCTTGGGCGTAATGGGCGACCTTCAAACGCAAGTCCTCGACCGCTCTGGCCTTGTCCATGTTCTTGTAGTCGGCACTGTACGTTAGGATCCCTTGGTAATTTTGTTCCAACGACGCAGGATCGGAACACACGCACTCGATGAAGATGACGCGGTAGCCAAGTTGCCCGGAAAAGTAGTCGAAGACCTCCGCTCGCTGTTCGTGGGTCACCAGAGTGCCGTCTAGGATCttaaaaattgttggaaaTCAATGAATAACGGAATTTTTTGGGTGGAATGTCACACAAAATCACAGCCAACTATCGTAAATGTACGAGGCTGTTGAACGTACGAATATAGTACAACGAAATTGATCTATCTGTAGTTGAAGAAATCGCAATGCCAAACATCGCGGTGAAAGCTGATAAGTTATCTGTTGTTTAAACACAACGCGATAGCTGGAAAGACCCTGCTTTCATCAAATGATATACATGCTGTATAAAACTAACATCTTCTACGTCagactatttttttccttttactgCTAAGTTGGCCAATTGATCTTGAACTctacaatcaatttttattgtcaTGTTATGTGCTATAAGAGACTCACCACGGAATTGAAAAACAACTATTTATAATCCTGGTCGTAGTGATTAAATGTCGTTAAATAAGGTCATACGAATGAAGCAAATTACAGGCTTACAAAACGTAGGATATACCCAAGCTGCTCCGTCTTAACCACCGTTTCAGATTAATTTCTTAGAATTCAACTTCTTTACTTTTATTCGttggtttatttattcattattcttatttttgttattacttTTTCCTTCATCGTGCATTTATTCAAACTTAACAAATTATACTCTACTGCGAAAAGGTTAGACGGGGTGTTCACAATCTCTCTGCAATTTTGGTATAATAAGAACTTTTTTGGATCACAGATATTTGCGCAATAATTTTATCAGTCATTTCAGATTTATACACGTGTGCATAATTAATCTGATATATTTAGGTCATCGATGGAGAATTTCGCCCCAAGATCTCCTCCAATTCAAATTACGAATTGTAAGAGGAATTTTCTGACCCGGTATGGGCTGACACCAGTTTCGTTGCTCTTATTTCGGATCGATGAATACTTACAGCAAGACTATTCCCAGCGGCCAACCAAGACGCACAGTCCCGCATGGCGTCCTTCTGAGCAAGGGACCTGATCGCCACATTGGTGGCATGATCTGGCCTGAAGAGTTCGTGAGAGGCGTACATGTCCAGTCGTTTCTGGCGGTACACGCTGACGCGCATAACTGTCAACATATTTTcatcataaatttttcaaatgaaggATATCGTATGTAACGATCTACACGCGTCTGGAATATTTCATTCACGGAACATCACGATTCCATAATCTGTATACAACGAACACACTATAACGCAACTAACGGTGAGAGGAATGGTCATCTAGGGTCGCTTTCTTTTACTAACCGAAATACTGACGTTTGTATCAACTTGGCTTATATTCATCAAAGAGCAAACAATCCCGAGTGACGTTAAACGGATTCGAAACGAATTTCGTAGAATATAATATGACGTTGCTGCTGCACTCAGCGATCGCTTACCAACACAATGTGCTGTGCCTACACTCgattaataaaattacaaatgagATACCGCATGTACGGTACTCGGGAATTTCACCTTGACTAGCATAACACTCGCTATACCCTGCAGGAAAACGCGTTCTCCAATAAGGAAAAGGCTTTCTGGTTGAATGGCTTGTCGACTCTTTATGTACACGAAGCGAGCCTCATACCTGTACCATAACAATATCGACGCGAGTGGGATTGGGTATCTTACACTAATTTCAAATCACCTTTAGCAGACTCGCCGTTCCAGTTCAACCTCCGAGCAAGACAATGTGCGACCTGAGTTTTACCCCTGGCTGGCAAACCTGCCATGGCGACGACAACCCCAGCAAACCTGCGTGGAGGCTTAGCCTTGTTGCCGCTTCTCGCTGGCATTTCCTGGCCGGTTtctgcaatgaaaaaaatagggaAAAAAGGTTTAGCTCGTTATAAAAAACGatgtcgtaatttttttcgtagtTGGATTGCTACATGCCTATTCCACAACTTGTATTTCATGACGACGACGGATGTCGTATAAATAGAATCCATGGTTGCATAATTAAGTTGTGTACATATTACAAGGACCggttcaagttttttttttttttttttgcggaaATGAATATCCTACAACTAATATAATAACTTTTAAAGTTCGACTAGTTTGAACGCGACGAAATAATTTGCTACTGTCGACATTTCCTTACATTAGAGTTGATGGTTCGTCACATTTGAATTCTCCAATCTCTTCTGTCACTTCCTGTTCGCAGCCATTCATTTGTACACATATACAGAGAGATAATTACATACTAAGTGGTATGATTTTTTCCTGAAGATAATATCTGTTCCATAATTGTTCGTCATTTCGTAGAAAACACCGCATGCGATAAGTCACTGTGACGCGGTGTTAATAATACATAGAATCTTGGAGCCTGGTACGTTGTTTCAAATCGCTAAACGTTTggtattatttcattattccaCCGTGTCATCGAGAAGTAGCGATAGCTTTAACGGATCGTCAATTCTGACGTACTGTGAAGCAAATAAATTACGATGCGTTCGCGGCTGTGTTTGCACTCCGATCGATAGTCGAGACTCATGATTGGCGCTTGTTAACGAACCGAAGTCTATTATTGTCCGAACTCTGTTGCATCAATAAggtgtttcgattttttttttattaatcatcGACACAGTCGGATACCGAAAGACAGTTGCGTCGTATCGAGAAGCTACTTTGAACCCATGGTTACTCTTGGTGTAAAGATATATTGTAATACGGTTCAGCTTGGATGGACTCGTGCCAAAGATAGTTCACGATCGACAATTGTAGATCGTATAATATATCAACATACAATATATGAAGTGCTTGCAAAACAGCCGAGCACAAAGTATGTGAGAGATAAATCGAGGTGTGAGGCCGCTAGGCTGAAACAAGAATGAGTTCTACTTTTTCCGATTAAAAGCGAGAGCGCAATTTTCCCAGCAGCTGCCTCGTTGCGTCGATACTTGTCCGTTATTAACACAAAACCGAGCATAATTGCTACTTGCGGAGCATGGGCACATTggcttcgtattttttttacctgccGCACACTCCAAACTAAACTTGCACAAAGCGTTCCTCATTTGGGACCCTCGTTATCTCAAAATAACATACTAAATACTTCGACTGAAAACGCCACGTTAATTCCCAGAGACTTCTCGGAATTTACCGAATATACGTCTTCCCAGCCTTCGTTACAGCTAGAGACTAATCAGTTAATGATAGTTTAATTAAAGACTCGACGGGGATCATTAATATGTATCGTACCGGATACAGTGGATTACGTGGAATGGTGAAATTAGACCGATTTCATTGGAACTACCGACGTCTCAATGTTCTTGGTTTAAACAGGTACGGCATTCGCGTCACTGCCCTCCTAACAATCGTTGTTGACAATTCGCTACAGTATTTTTTTGCATACCCTCGATTGGGAGAAGTCTCTCGAATGTATACTATTTGAACCTGGAGGGGGACAATGAACACGGCAAGAAAACGCTAGCTCCTAAAAATaggtaaaacaaaaatcggaCCCAGTGTCACGGGATGAATGGGATTAATTGCAGGCCTGTCGGGTGGGTgattgattttgtttacagtCACTGTTAAGCGCCTGATAAAATTAAgtgtcatcatcatcatcgtggTTATCGGGAGTGCGCTGCGTAACTAAATCATTTAGCGGTATCAATTGATCGTGGCTAAATTtaagttaaaaataaacgttCCAGGACGATTGATAAGTTTCAGATAGTTGCCATTAAGACCTACACTTACCGCTGCGACACATGTTGAAGATCGGTTACGTAACGCAATTAATCCCTCGGTGTATTATAGAccttttgaaaatcttttctTGATATCAACGATCACGCCCGAATGTTTAGAAGTGATTCCTTCGAGTGATCCTTGCG from Neodiprion lecontei isolate iyNeoLeco1 chromosome 1, iyNeoLeco1.1, whole genome shotgun sequence includes these protein-coding regions:
- the LOC107217173 gene encoding 6-phosphofructo-2-kinase/fructose-2,6-bisphosphatase isoform X4; this encodes MCRSETGQEMPARSGNKAKPPRRFAGVVVAMAGLPARGKTQVAHCLARRLNWNGESAKVMRVSVYRQKRLDMYASHELFRPDHATNVAIRSLAQKDAMRDCASWLAAGNSLAILDGTLVTHEQRAEVFDYFSGQLGYRVIFIECVCSDPASLEQNYQGILTYSADYKNMDKARAVEDLRLKVAHYAQAYEPMDENTWPRITVDTGNMDITAHKVSGHVETKILGYLGSVRIQPHTLYFSRHGESEYNVLGKIGGDAVLSARGERYAQALATHINGLHVPELRVLTSRLRRTIATARGVEAAQEHISELNELDAGVCEGLSYEEMQEQYPQEFAWRDQDKLRYRYPWGESYVDIMQRVEPVLADLQQATNMLVISHQAVLRCIIGFFMDKKPEELPYMEVPLHTIIKITSRGFNYELEFFKLPIECVNTTRVKPKNCSVNRTADDALLTVPAHFDIPDPWRNPASGPTLVQQH
- the LOC107217173 gene encoding 6-phosphofructo-2-kinase/fructose-2,6-bisphosphatase isoform X3: MDESQAKDPTPLAMLFAETGQEMPARSGNKAKPPRRFAGVVVAMAGLPARGKTQVAHCLARRLNWNGESAKVMRVSVYRQKRLDMYASHELFRPDHATNVAIRSLAQKDAMRDCASWLAAGNSLAILDGTLVTHEQRAEVFDYFSGQLGYRVIFIECVCSDPASLEQNYQGILTYSADYKNMDKARAVEDLRLKVAHYAQAYEPMDENTWPRITVDTGNMDITAHKVSGHVETKILGYLGSVRIQPHTLYFSRHGESEYNVLGKIGGDAVLSARGERYAQALATHINGLHVPELRVLTSRLRRTIATARGVEAAQEHISELNELDAGVCEGLSYEEMQEQYPQEFAWRDQDKLRYRYPWGESYVDIMQRVEPVLADLQQATNMLVISHQAVLRCIIGFFMDKKPEELPYMEVPLHTIIKITSRGFNYELEFFKLPIECVNTTRVKPKNCSVNRTADDALLTVPAHFDIPDPWRNPASGPTLVQQH
- the LOC107217173 gene encoding 6-phosphofructo-2-kinase/fructose-2,6-bisphosphatase isoform X1, with the translated sequence MPWVAACLDLLVGPLFGYCLAVRKLALHVGILHEAGVVANSSVGITTKTMAPSVEAKSCAEEVHKETGQEMPARSGNKAKPPRRFAGVVVAMAGLPARGKTQVAHCLARRLNWNGESAKVMRVSVYRQKRLDMYASHELFRPDHATNVAIRSLAQKDAMRDCASWLAAGNSLAILDGTLVTHEQRAEVFDYFSGQLGYRVIFIECVCSDPASLEQNYQGILTYSADYKNMDKARAVEDLRLKVAHYAQAYEPMDENTWPRITVDTGNMDITAHKVSGHVETKILGYLGSVRIQPHTLYFSRHGESEYNVLGKIGGDAVLSARGERYAQALATHINGLHVPELRVLTSRLRRTIATARGVEAAQEHISELNELDAGVCEGLSYEEMQEQYPQEFAWRDQDKLRYRYPWGESYVDIMQRVEPVLADLQQATNMLVISHQAVLRCIIGFFMDKKPEELPYMEVPLHTIIKITSRGFNYELEFFKLPIECVNTTRVKPKNCSVNRTADDALLTVPAHFDIPDPWRNPASGPTLVQQH
- the LOC107217173 gene encoding 6-phosphofructo-2-kinase/fructose-2,6-bisphosphatase isoform X2 — encoded protein: MRKDESQAKDPTPLAMLFAETGQEMPARSGNKAKPPRRFAGVVVAMAGLPARGKTQVAHCLARRLNWNGESAKVMRVSVYRQKRLDMYASHELFRPDHATNVAIRSLAQKDAMRDCASWLAAGNSLAILDGTLVTHEQRAEVFDYFSGQLGYRVIFIECVCSDPASLEQNYQGILTYSADYKNMDKARAVEDLRLKVAHYAQAYEPMDENTWPRITVDTGNMDITAHKVSGHVETKILGYLGSVRIQPHTLYFSRHGESEYNVLGKIGGDAVLSARGERYAQALATHINGLHVPELRVLTSRLRRTIATARGVEAAQEHISELNELDAGVCEGLSYEEMQEQYPQEFAWRDQDKLRYRYPWGESYVDIMQRVEPVLADLQQATNMLVISHQAVLRCIIGFFMDKKPEELPYMEVPLHTIIKITSRGFNYELEFFKLPIECVNTTRVKPKNCSVNRTADDALLTVPAHFDIPDPWRNPASGPTLVQQH